The proteins below come from a single Papaver somniferum cultivar HN1 chromosome 11, ASM357369v1, whole genome shotgun sequence genomic window:
- the LOC113323634 gene encoding callose synthase 3-like, with translation MSCFSRRNTKAKQQQEREIMPMTDTDQVVPPALVEIAPILRVADGVEARYPRVAYLCRFYAFEKAQKLDPASSGRGVSSYKSALLQRLEREDIPTLTGRVKKTDAREIKSFYKQYHRNFMEALQKADDKDDLTELRKVWQTVGVLYEVCKSVNLKHAVQVADGLKLAVPPPPFPIRR, from the exons ATGTCTTGTTTTTCAAGAAGAAATACCAAGGCTAAGCAGCAACAGGAAAGGGAGATTATGCCCATGACTGATACTGATCAGGTTGTACCACCAGCTCTTGTTGAGATTGCTCCAATCCTTCGTGTTGCTGATGGAGTTGAAGCACGTTACCCTAGAGTTGCTTATCTGT GTCGATTTTATGCCTTTGAGAAAGCTCAAAAGTTGGATCCAGCTTCAAGTGGACGAGGTGTTAGCTCATATAAATCTGCTCTTTTACAGCGTCTAGAAAGG GAAGACATACCCACCTTAACGGGAAGAGTGAAAAAGACTGACGCACGTGAGATTAAGAGTTTTTACAAGCAGTACCACCGGAATTTCATGGAAGCATTGCAGAAGGCTGATGATAAAGATGATCTTACAGAACTTAGAAAGGTGTGGCAAACTGTTGGTGTCCTATACGAGGTAtgtaagtctgtgaacctgaaaCATGCGGTTCAAGTAGCTGATGGTTTAAAGTTAGCAGTACCCCCACCTCCATTTCCAATTCGTCGTTAG